One window of the Spirochaetia bacterium 38H-sp genome contains the following:
- a CDS encoding RnfABCDGE type electron transport complex subunit D: protein MSNAFFNRGGYAGTRHAARDYKLLFSFLPVILMSVLLRGPATLVVWALSGMFSVLLDFLLSVLDRRQYCFSPYSLLLGFFIAAYLPDGVSLYHLFVAIGFAHVVVLWPFGGRGYAWLNPVAAGVVFIMLAVPSLLSSFSATLYSQSDTLPFFLIKQSAASTPVMASVSFSASSFDSAISSYLNDSILSSFAAYIPSGYVDLFLGNVPGPLAAISTAPVILIGAYLLWDYVVDAVSVISFLAVYACFVWFFGSFADTGVFAQGDVLFYLFSTDVFFAAFFLLSDPISTPFSMLLSRLWSAFLGLLAALFSVMGFSPFPALLAIGVGCVFVPLTNYIKTRFVLLQGAKDEEN from the coding sequence ATGAGTAATGCTTTTTTTAACAGGGGAGGATATGCGGGTACGCGTCATGCAGCTCGTGATTATAAGCTTTTGTTTTCTTTTTTACCTGTTATCCTCATGTCTGTTTTACTAAGAGGTCCTGCAACGCTTGTTGTATGGGCGCTGTCCGGTATGTTTTCTGTCCTTTTGGATTTTTTGCTTTCTGTTCTTGATAGAAGGCAATATTGTTTTTCGCCTTATTCATTGCTTCTTGGATTTTTTATTGCAGCTTATCTTCCTGATGGAGTTTCTTTATATCATCTTTTTGTTGCTATTGGTTTTGCTCATGTTGTTGTACTATGGCCTTTTGGGGGCAGGGGATATGCATGGCTCAATCCTGTTGCTGCAGGGGTTGTTTTTATAATGCTTGCAGTCCCTTCTCTTTTGTCTTCTTTTTCTGCAACTCTCTATTCTCAGTCTGATACTTTGCCTTTTTTTCTTATAAAACAATCGGCCGCTTCCACTCCTGTTATGGCTTCTGTCTCTTTTTCTGCCAGTAGTTTTGATTCTGCCATATCCTCTTATCTCAATGACAGTATTCTTTCTTCTTTTGCAGCTTATATTCCTTCCGGTTATGTTGATCTTTTTCTGGGTAATGTTCCGGGTCCGCTAGCAGCTATTTCTACTGCTCCTGTTATCTTGATAGGAGCATATTTACTGTGGGATTATGTTGTTGATGCTGTGAGTGTGATTTCTTTTCTTGCTGTATATGCCTGTTTTGTCTGGTTTTTTGGCAGCTTTGCAGATACCGGTGTCTTTGCCCAGGGAGATGTTCTTTTTTATCTTTTTTCTACTGATGTTTTCTTTGCTGCATTTTTCTTACTGTCAGACCCCATATCCACTCCTTTTTCTATGCTCTTGTCGCGATTGTGGTCTGCCTTTTTAGGCTTGTTGGCTGCTCTTTTTTCTGTTATGGGTTTTTCTCCTTTTCCTGCTCTGCTTGCCATAGGTGTGGGCTGTGTTTTTGTGCCTCTTACGAATTATATAAAAACACGCTTTGTTCTCTTACAGGGGGCTAAAGATGAAGAAAACTGA
- a CDS encoding Rnf-Nqr domain containing protein, with translation MSFFIFSVFYNPVFYFFLGASLVIFAPSSIRDALKLGFFTMVLLFFAGSFQFVMETFWLDVTGMLAFRLIVFFVGFSVILLAAFYLGKSFFPKLMECFYDFIRDGSIISLVLGLVFIIMDQRMSFLQSVFAFFSAGIGFLIALLAFVGISNSIRDKVVPTSMQGLPVRILSAGLVSMFFMAVGEAFLYNF, from the coding sequence ATGAGTTTTTTTATTTTCTCTGTTTTCTATAATCCTGTTTTTTATTTTTTTCTTGGGGCTTCTCTTGTTATTTTTGCTCCTTCTTCCATAAGGGATGCGTTAAAGCTTGGTTTTTTTACTATGGTTCTTCTTTTTTTTGCCGGTTCTTTCCAATTTGTTATGGAGACTTTTTGGCTGGATGTTACCGGTATGCTGGCTTTTCGCCTGATTGTTTTTTTTGTGGGTTTTTCTGTTATTCTTCTTGCTGCTTTTTATCTTGGAAAGAGTTTTTTTCCAAAATTAATGGAATGTTTTTATGATTTTATACGTGATGGCAGCATTATTAGTCTTGTTTTGGGTCTTGTTTTTATCATAATGGATCAGAGGATGTCTTTTTTACAGTCTGTTTTTGCTTTTTTTTCTGCAGGTATTGGTTTTCTTATAGCTTTACTTGCTTTTGTTGGGATTTCTAATTCTATCCGTGATAAGGTTGTCCCGACTTCTATGCAGGGGCTTCCTGTAAGGATTTTGAGTGCCGGGCTTGTTTCTATGTTTTTTATGGCAGTAGGGGAAGCTTTTTTATATAATTTTTAG
- a CDS encoding beta-ketoacyl-ACP synthase 3, whose protein sequence is MENKNKFLSIYQYMYMAREIDRLEEDYTKRGEAFFTVSGAGHEASAVLADFFTPSDWLHCHYRDKALMLARGLEPVQFFHSLFTNKDSHSAGRQMSAHISDPELKILSIVGPVGNSALQAAGVAKAVKDKPDKPVVLCSLGDGMTQQGDVLEAIAQAVRDELPVLFFIEDNKYAISTKTRGKTFYDRPDGKASEFYGIPIDYVDGTDAVKAYESLKPVVDGMRGDRKPRIVVFEVERLCNHTNADDESIYRPEEERKQVREAADPIKKLRAFLISEGVKEDELASLEKGITERLEAMAAESQLVPDPEPIHTAKKALPERLTNPAIENEAPELTENELRVMRDAIRDTLAARMAENSDVFLFGEDLEDPKGDVFGVTRGLTQKFPGQVQNSPLAEASIVGVSIGMALAGKRPVAFLQFADFLPIAFNELISELGSMWWRTDGGWECPVIVMVSCGGYKPGLGPFHASTFDGVAAHIPGVDVFMPSTAADAAGLLNSAFESGRPTIFFYPKNLLNSRDFATKKDVSRHLVPIGKAAVRRRGDDITFVSWGNNIVHCLVAAETLSHNGVESEVIDLRSLFPWDKETVIESVRKTGRLIVVHEDTHTAGLGAEVLATVAEELGEAIDMARVTRPDTYVPCNFPSQLEVLPSYKRVLETAVKMLGGSVSWQKPPKAEAGYYYLEAVGSSPSDERVTVIDWKIKEGDEIKAGDIVAEGEADKAVIEIRASVSGTVEKIMAPEGESVAVGSPIARIKLPKGAAAKAKPITQEDPGKPVIEGLGSVKKKTKVASDTKDAYTKNSLPFIVDVAVRLGSRVVDNQEMSKMCPTWSPDDIVRRTGIKERRWAADGEDIVSLSVDAIKSLFAKTGVGIEDIDEIICATTTAPHNSPALATLIQYELSKDKNGITCPAYDINAACSGYLYALRIAYDHIQTNPDARILVVTADVLSRRVDPADPSTAPVFADGASASLVAGPASGLKPRASLYRPVMSAEGEDGSILRIPYTEPIFMDGPAVYQRAVKSLIHVLRRALEENGLSLDDMDLMVPHQANQRIIDAVRKRIKLPEEKVYSIIDTMGNTSATTIPVCLEKIFADSVEPGKILGLTTFGAGFTFAGGVLKLV, encoded by the coding sequence ATGGAGAATAAGAATAAGTTTCTTTCTATATATCAATATATGTATATGGCAAGAGAGATTGACCGCCTGGAAGAGGATTATACCAAGCGGGGTGAGGCTTTTTTTACGGTCTCTGGTGCAGGGCATGAGGCTTCTGCAGTTCTTGCGGATTTTTTTACGCCTTCCGACTGGCTACATTGTCACTATAGGGATAAGGCTCTGATGCTTGCCAGGGGGCTGGAGCCGGTACAGTTTTTTCATTCTCTTTTTACTAATAAGGATTCTCATTCTGCCGGCAGACAGATGAGTGCCCATATAAGTGATCCTGAGCTTAAGATTTTGAGTATCGTAGGACCGGTAGGTAATTCTGCTCTGCAGGCTGCAGGTGTTGCCAAGGCTGTTAAGGATAAGCCCGATAAGCCGGTTGTCCTTTGTTCTCTTGGTGATGGGATGACTCAGCAGGGGGATGTTCTGGAGGCTATTGCCCAGGCTGTGCGTGACGAGCTTCCTGTTTTGTTTTTTATAGAAGATAATAAATATGCTATTTCTACAAAGACTCGGGGCAAGACTTTCTATGACAGACCGGATGGCAAGGCATCTGAGTTTTACGGGATTCCTATAGATTATGTCGATGGTACGGATGCGGTAAAAGCTTATGAGTCGCTTAAGCCTGTTGTGGATGGTATGAGGGGTGATAGAAAACCTAGGATTGTTGTTTTTGAGGTAGAGAGGTTGTGCAATCATACCAATGCGGATGATGAGAGCATATACCGCCCGGAAGAAGAGAGAAAGCAAGTAAGGGAAGCTGCTGATCCTATAAAGAAACTGAGAGCTTTTCTTATATCCGAGGGGGTAAAAGAGGATGAGCTTGCGTCTTTGGAAAAGGGGATAACGGAGAGGCTGGAGGCTATGGCAGCTGAGTCTCAGCTTGTTCCTGATCCGGAGCCTATCCATACGGCCAAGAAAGCTTTGCCCGAGAGGCTCACTAATCCTGCAATAGAGAATGAGGCTCCTGAGCTTACTGAGAATGAGCTTAGGGTTATGAGGGATGCCATACGGGATACTCTTGCAGCTAGGATGGCAGAAAACTCAGATGTGTTTCTATTCGGTGAAGATTTGGAGGATCCCAAGGGTGATGTCTTTGGTGTTACCAGAGGGCTTACCCAAAAGTTTCCCGGACAGGTGCAGAACTCTCCGCTTGCTGAGGCAAGTATTGTTGGCGTAAGCATAGGTATGGCTCTTGCTGGCAAGAGACCTGTTGCTTTTTTGCAGTTTGCAGACTTCCTGCCCATTGCCTTTAACGAGCTTATTTCTGAGCTTGGCAGTATGTGGTGGAGGACTGACGGCGGCTGGGAATGTCCTGTAATCGTTATGGTTTCCTGTGGCGGTTATAAGCCTGGTCTAGGTCCTTTCCATGCAAGTACTTTTGATGGCGTTGCTGCCCATATACCAGGTGTGGATGTGTTTATGCCTTCCACTGCAGCAGATGCAGCCGGTCTTCTTAATAGTGCTTTTGAGTCTGGAAGGCCTACTATATTTTTCTATCCAAAGAACCTTCTCAATAGCAGAGATTTTGCTACAAAGAAGGATGTTTCCCGACATCTTGTGCCTATAGGTAAGGCTGCTGTGAGAAGAAGAGGTGATGATATTACATTTGTATCTTGGGGAAATAATATTGTTCATTGTCTTGTTGCGGCAGAGACACTTTCTCATAATGGTGTAGAGTCAGAGGTTATAGACCTGAGAAGCCTTTTCCCCTGGGATAAAGAGACCGTAATAGAGTCTGTAAGGAAGACAGGCAGGCTCATCGTTGTACATGAGGATACTCATACTGCAGGGCTTGGTGCTGAGGTCTTAGCTACGGTTGCCGAAGAATTGGGAGAAGCCATAGATATGGCACGTGTTACAAGGCCGGATACCTATGTGCCTTGTAATTTTCCTTCTCAACTTGAGGTTCTTCCTTCTTATAAGCGCGTTTTGGAGACTGCAGTTAAGATGCTCGGTGGTTCGGTAAGTTGGCAGAAACCGCCCAAGGCGGAAGCTGGATACTACTATCTGGAGGCTGTAGGTTCCAGCCCTTCTGATGAGCGTGTTACTGTTATTGACTGGAAGATAAAAGAAGGTGATGAGATAAAGGCAGGTGATATCGTAGCCGAGGGAGAGGCTGATAAGGCTGTTATAGAGATAAGGGCATCCGTGTCTGGTACTGTGGAGAAAATCATGGCACCTGAGGGAGAGAGTGTTGCTGTAGGTTCTCCTATAGCAAGGATTAAGCTTCCCAAAGGTGCGGCTGCAAAGGCCAAGCCTATCACCCAGGAAGATCCTGGCAAGCCGGTTATAGAAGGGCTGGGCTCTGTCAAGAAAAAGACAAAGGTTGCATCAGATACTAAAGATGCCTACACAAAGAATTCGCTCCCATTTATCGTGGACGTTGCAGTACGTCTTGGTTCTCGTGTTGTTGATAACCAAGAAATGTCCAAGATGTGTCCCACATGGTCCCCTGATGACATAGTTAGAAGAACGGGTATCAAAGAACGCAGATGGGCTGCAGATGGTGAGGATATCGTCAGTTTGTCTGTGGATGCCATAAAAAGCCTCTTTGCCAAAACCGGCGTGGGCATAGAGGACATAGATGAGATAATCTGTGCCACAACAACAGCTCCTCATAACAGCCCAGCACTTGCAACCCTAATACAATATGAGCTCTCCAAGGACAAAAACGGAATAACCTGTCCCGCTTATGATATCAATGCGGCATGTTCCGGTTATCTGTATGCTCTTAGGATAGCCTATGACCACATACAGACAAATCCGGATGCTAGGATTTTGGTGGTGACTGCGGATGTTCTTTCTAGACGCGTTGACCCTGCTGATCCCTCAACTGCCCCTGTCTTTGCGGATGGAGCCAGTGCAAGCCTTGTTGCAGGCCCTGCAAGCGGACTCAAACCACGTGCAAGCCTCTACAGACCTGTGATGTCGGCAGAGGGTGAGGATGGTAGCATCCTTAGAATCCCTTATACGGAGCCAATATTTATGGATGGACCGGCTGTATATCAGCGCGCAGTAAAGTCACTTATCCACGTCCTAAGGCGAGCTCTAGAAGAAAATGGTCTAAGCCTTGATGATATGGACCTCATGGTTCCCCATCAGGCAAACCAGCGTATAATAGATGCCGTAAGAAAGAGGATTAAACTCCCTGAGGAAAAGGTCTACAGCATAATCGACACTATGGGTAATACATCTGCGACAACCATCCCCGTGTGTCTTGAGAAGATCTTTGCTGACTCTGTAGAACCTGGCAAGATTCTTGGCCTTACAACCTTTGGTGCGGGCTTTACCTTTGCAGGCGGAGTCTTAAAGCTTGTCTGA
- a CDS encoding insulinase family protein translates to MSLSAGDRFAGFIVKSVDFIEELSARGILCVHERTGAQVYHVNTDDRENLFCFSFKTLPDNNKGIPHILEHSVLCGSEAFPVKDPFAFLMRSSLSTFLNAMTYPDRTLYPAGSVVEEDYFNLMRVYGDAVFFPLLKREAFLQEGHRLELSDNGLHRVGVVYNEMKGVFSDPEALSADLSFRGLFPDCNLGFESGGVPEAIADLSYQEFMDFYRKNYNPAACKIVLYGNIATEKQLEFLDREFLSRMEGKELSCEILIQPEWSEPRRREEFYGADKDAEEDEDFIVSVNWKTAPLSDRESVVALEVLSEILLGTDAAPLRKALLESGLGEDVAPSTGYENELFYSIFSAGLKGVSECDVNRVEDLVLDCLSSLAEKGIPSENIEAAFRKMDFRYRELYGKRNAGLVYIRRIVRGWIYDVPPAFLLDFLPVFDRIRKIASSDSSFFPKLIKKWLLDNRHRLTLIMRPRPGMFEEEEKREQEQLDKLFSSMSEKQLDEIRQDSELVSKFQSADDRDIAAKCIPVLELEALPKTVEKIEQEHIVLSGIPVYLQPIESNGVVYVDIIFSLDALSDKELYFIPLLVDMLEGTSTPEMTYDQVAIKMDMLTGGLSVNEDASTTVDNKTVSSIIIRVKMLETMVDESVPFITSYLSSADVSDRERLRMVLGECRQDFVSSIVSSGNSFMTLRSEAAFSSAMAMEERWKGVAQFFFLDTLSRGIFPKNFDELLWSPVYENNIIGRDFNVISNEVGAMLVGLKNRFMCRENVILSVTGKGKGADKVARLISDWASSLPSSASSPAVRSALSLPLSQGFVAPSKVSYVAAVMPAPRLGDIGFSELAVAAQALKSGLLWERIRMKGGAYGASAGISALEGTWSFSSYRDPNSLKTVMAYEEILQDLAKGVVGQKEIEQAIRGLIGKEIAPQSPSARGYTALRRAVLGITDDMRQKHRDSVLSCSAEKVRKAAEILVDNWQSRKISVLGDDARIEEIAKAGWAFKRIDIRL, encoded by the coding sequence ATGTCGCTTTCTGCTGGTGATAGGTTTGCTGGTTTTATTGTAAAATCGGTTGATTTTATAGAGGAGCTTTCTGCTAGGGGAATTCTGTGCGTGCATGAGCGCACCGGGGCACAGGTTTATCATGTTAATACCGACGACAGAGAAAATCTTTTTTGCTTTTCTTTTAAAACATTGCCTGATAATAACAAGGGAATCCCTCATATCCTTGAACATTCTGTTTTGTGCGGTTCTGAGGCTTTTCCTGTCAAGGACCCCTTTGCCTTTCTTATGAGAAGCAGCCTTTCTACTTTTCTCAATGCCATGACTTATCCTGACAGGACATTGTACCCTGCAGGAAGTGTGGTGGAAGAGGATTATTTTAATCTCATGCGCGTTTATGGCGATGCTGTGTTTTTTCCTCTTCTCAAACGTGAGGCATTTTTGCAGGAGGGACACAGACTGGAACTTTCTGACAACGGTCTTCATCGTGTAGGTGTTGTTTACAACGAGATGAAAGGGGTGTTCTCTGATCCTGAGGCACTTTCTGCAGACCTTTCATTCAGGGGGCTCTTTCCTGACTGTAATCTTGGTTTTGAGAGCGGAGGCGTACCGGAGGCCATAGCCGACTTGTCTTACCAGGAATTTATGGATTTCTATCGCAAGAATTATAACCCTGCTGCATGCAAGATTGTCCTTTATGGAAACATAGCAACGGAGAAACAGCTTGAGTTCCTTGACAGGGAGTTCCTTAGTAGGATGGAGGGGAAAGAGCTGTCTTGTGAGATTCTTATACAGCCTGAGTGGTCAGAGCCAAGACGAAGGGAGGAGTTCTACGGTGCTGATAAGGATGCTGAGGAGGATGAGGATTTTATTGTATCTGTTAACTGGAAAACAGCTCCTCTCTCTGACAGAGAAAGCGTTGTTGCGCTTGAGGTCTTGAGTGAGATTTTGCTTGGTACGGATGCGGCTCCTCTTAGAAAAGCACTTCTTGAGTCTGGTTTGGGTGAGGATGTTGCTCCTTCTACCGGCTATGAAAATGAGCTTTTTTACAGCATTTTCTCTGCAGGTCTAAAGGGTGTTTCTGAGTGCGATGTAAACAGGGTAGAAGATCTTGTTTTGGATTGTCTTTCATCTCTTGCTGAGAAAGGAATCCCATCCGAGAATATAGAGGCTGCTTTTAGAAAGATGGACTTTAGGTACAGAGAACTTTATGGAAAACGCAATGCAGGTCTAGTCTATATAAGACGTATAGTGCGCGGCTGGATATATGATGTACCTCCTGCTTTTCTACTGGATTTTTTGCCTGTATTTGATAGGATAAGAAAGATAGCTTCTTCTGATTCTTCGTTTTTTCCCAAGCTTATAAAAAAGTGGCTTCTTGATAACAGACACAGGCTTACTCTTATAATGCGCCCTAGACCCGGTATGTTTGAAGAGGAAGAAAAAAGGGAGCAGGAGCAGCTGGATAAGCTATTTTCTTCCATGTCAGAGAAACAGTTGGATGAGATAAGGCAGGATTCTGAGCTTGTCAGCAAGTTCCAATCTGCTGATGACAGGGATATTGCTGCTAAGTGTATTCCTGTTCTTGAGTTAGAAGCTCTACCCAAGACGGTTGAGAAAATAGAACAAGAGCATATTGTATTGTCCGGGATACCTGTGTATTTACAGCCTATAGAGAGCAATGGTGTTGTGTATGTGGATATTATTTTTTCCCTGGACGCCTTGTCCGATAAGGAGCTTTATTTTATCCCGCTTCTTGTTGACATGCTTGAGGGAACAAGCACTCCGGAGATGACATACGATCAGGTAGCAATAAAAATGGATATGCTCACGGGAGGCCTTTCTGTCAATGAGGATGCAAGCACAACAGTAGATAATAAGACTGTAAGCAGCATAATAATAAGGGTAAAGATGCTGGAGACGATGGTGGATGAGTCCGTACCTTTTATCACTTCCTATCTTTCTTCTGCAGATGTGTCGGACAGAGAGAGGCTTAGGATGGTTCTGGGAGAATGCCGACAAGATTTTGTGTCTTCTATTGTTTCTTCTGGTAATTCTTTTATGACTCTCAGGTCGGAGGCTGCCTTTTCCTCTGCAATGGCTATGGAAGAAAGATGGAAGGGAGTGGCGCAGTTTTTCTTTCTGGACACTCTCAGCAGAGGGATTTTCCCCAAGAATTTTGATGAGCTTTTATGGTCTCCTGTATATGAAAACAATATAATCGGAAGGGACTTTAATGTTATTTCTAATGAAGTGGGGGCTATGCTTGTTGGCTTAAAGAATCGTTTTATGTGCAGAGAAAATGTTATTTTGTCTGTTACTGGTAAGGGGAAGGGTGCTGATAAGGTTGCAAGGCTTATTTCGGACTGGGCTTCTTCTCTTCCGTCTTCTGCTTCTTCTCCTGCAGTCCGTTCTGCATTATCTCTTCCTCTTTCTCAGGGCTTTGTTGCTCCTAGTAAGGTATCCTATGTTGCTGCTGTCATGCCTGCTCCCAGGCTTGGTGATATCGGTTTCTCCGAGCTTGCTGTTGCTGCACAGGCTTTAAAATCCGGTCTTCTATGGGAACGCATAAGAATGAAAGGTGGTGCCTACGGTGCATCTGCTGGTATTTCTGCTCTGGAAGGGACTTGGAGTTTTTCTTCTTATCGAGATCCTAATTCGCTCAAGACTGTGATGGCCTATGAGGAGATTCTACAGGATCTTGCAAAGGGTGTTGTAGGACAAAAAGAGATAGAGCAGGCTATACGCGGGCTTATCGGAAAGGAGATAGCTCCGCAGTCTCCGTCTGCCAGGGGGTACACTGCTTTGCGACGTGCTGTTTTGGGAATAACTGATGATATGAGACAGAAGCATAGGGATTCTGTGCTTTCCTGTTCTGCAGAAAAGGTAAGAAAGGCGGCAGAGATTCTTGTTGATAATTGGCAGTCAAGAAAGATATCTGTTCTTGGCGATGATGCGCGTATAGAAGAGATTGCAAAGGCAGGTTGGGCTTTTAAGAGGATTGATATAAGGCTATAG
- a CDS encoding Rnf-Nqr domain containing protein, with the protein MKKVGVLKNNSLLSFSMGLIPALALTSYLGYGLLLALSAFLIVLFISMILSSFRDYLETDSMRLPVFFIISGTFITLVELVLEAVFPSLLAVFGPYLAILVVGSLVWGYAVPYSFAHRPKRTFFMALRLGAGYGLAVVFISFIRDIMGHGSISFYPFSEMVVELGAARDYRLIVFSVAPGAFFVLAFVSALFRKFFEKRGEE; encoded by the coding sequence GTGAAAAAGGTCGGTGTATTAAAAAACAATTCTCTCCTCTCTTTTTCTATGGGTCTTATCCCTGCTCTGGCTTTGACCTCTTATCTGGGGTATGGTCTTCTTCTTGCTCTGAGTGCTTTTCTTATTGTGCTTTTTATCAGCATGATTTTATCTTCTTTTAGAGATTATCTTGAGACGGATTCTATGAGGCTTCCTGTTTTTTTTATAATCTCAGGGACGTTTATTACTCTTGTCGAGCTAGTGTTGGAGGCAGTTTTCCCTTCTCTTTTGGCTGTATTTGGTCCTTATCTTGCTATTCTTGTTGTCGGTTCCCTTGTTTGGGGTTATGCTGTTCCTTATTCTTTTGCTCATAGGCCTAAGCGTACTTTTTTTATGGCTCTTAGACTTGGTGCAGGTTATGGTCTTGCTGTTGTGTTTATTTCTTTTATACGGGATATTATGGGGCATGGGAGCATCTCGTTTTATCCTTTTTCTGAGATGGTTGTGGAGTTGGGAGCTGCCAGAGACTACAGGTTGATTGTTTTTTCTGTGGCACCGGGAGCTTTTTTTGTCCTTGCTTTTGTTTCTGCTTTGTTTAGAAAGTTCTTTGAGAAGAGGGGGGAAGAATGA
- the dxs gene encoding 1-deoxy-D-xylulose-5-phosphate synthase, translating into MDVAVDNVTYNGFDDMLVKNELPSEKSPFCSYLERINEPGDIKNLSFRELALLADEIREFILDTVSRTGGHLASNLGAVELTLALHYVFDSPRDAIIWDVGHQCYTHKLITGRRERFATLRQKGGLSGFPRPEESPHDIVETGHASTSISSGLGLLVGREILDIKGHVIAVIGDGALTGGLALEALNHAGHLKKNLIIILNDNDMSISPNVGAISYYISRLSTSSSYQGVRDRIDSLIKSIPHYGDSALKLVERFKAAVKSVVYEENLFSHLGFEYVGPVDGHDIERLVSNFLRVKELSKPVVVHVKTQKGKGYHHSESNPTSYHGVGPFSIETGSSGSSSASPSFTSAFSASLIKYAEVDNKITAITAAMETGTGLSSFKERFPDRFFDVGIAEQHALTFASGLARAGLKPVVAIYATFLQRALDQLIHDIALPGLPVVLAVDRAGLVPGDGDTHQGIYDLAMLRAVPSLSVLMPSTSCEMNMMLGWALSADSPVVIRYPKDTCLSEDGAFISPLEKGRGIFVRKTGSADRLIIGYGGHIRECIKAAELAEKQGIKCDVYSLRFLKPLDIDYLSAVCKPYKKIIIAEDIAASGGVGSLIKSELADTTDAVITLRAVSDEFPQHATREELLASYGLDAKSLVKLI; encoded by the coding sequence ATGGATGTTGCTGTGGATAATGTCACTTATAATGGATTTGATGATATGCTTGTTAAAAATGAGCTTCCCTCTGAAAAGTCACCTTTCTGTTCTTATCTTGAGCGTATAAACGAGCCTGGCGATATAAAAAATCTTTCCTTTAGAGAGCTTGCTTTGCTTGCAGATGAGATACGAGAGTTTATTCTGGATACTGTGAGCCGTACTGGGGGGCATCTTGCTTCCAATCTGGGTGCCGTGGAGCTTACACTTGCTTTGCACTATGTTTTTGACAGTCCGCGGGATGCTATTATCTGGGATGTTGGACACCAGTGTTATACTCATAAGCTTATAACTGGAAGAAGAGAACGTTTTGCTACTCTCCGTCAAAAAGGGGGGCTTAGTGGTTTCCCTCGTCCAGAGGAGAGTCCGCACGATATTGTAGAGACCGGACATGCTTCTACTTCTATCTCCAGTGGTCTTGGACTCCTCGTGGGGAGAGAGATTCTTGATATAAAGGGACATGTGATTGCTGTTATAGGAGATGGTGCTTTAACCGGTGGTCTCGCTTTGGAGGCTCTCAACCATGCCGGTCATCTAAAAAAGAATCTCATTATTATCCTCAATGACAATGATATGTCCATAAGTCCCAATGTGGGTGCAATCTCTTATTATATAAGCAGACTTTCAACTTCTTCTTCTTATCAGGGGGTAAGGGACAGGATAGACAGTCTTATCAAGTCCATTCCTCATTATGGTGATTCTGCTTTAAAGCTGGTTGAGAGGTTTAAAGCCGCTGTAAAATCTGTTGTATATGAAGAGAACTTATTTTCTCATCTTGGTTTTGAGTATGTAGGTCCTGTCGACGGGCATGATATAGAAAGGCTTGTTTCCAATTTTTTGCGTGTCAAAGAACTGTCTAAGCCTGTTGTAGTGCATGTAAAGACCCAAAAAGGCAAAGGCTATCATCATTCTGAGAGCAATCCCACTTCCTACCACGGGGTTGGACCTTTTTCCATAGAGACAGGTTCTTCCGGCTCATCTTCTGCTTCTCCGTCTTTTACTTCTGCATTTTCTGCTTCTCTCATAAAATATGCTGAAGTAGATAATAAGATAACTGCCATAACCGCAGCAATGGAAACCGGTACGGGGCTTTCTTCTTTTAAAGAGCGTTTTCCCGATCGTTTTTTTGATGTGGGCATTGCCGAGCAGCATGCCTTGACCTTTGCCTCAGGACTTGCAAGAGCAGGGCTCAAGCCGGTTGTTGCTATATATGCCACTTTTCTACAGCGGGCTTTGGACCAGCTTATACATGACATAGCGCTTCCGGGGCTTCCTGTTGTACTTGCTGTGGATAGAGCAGGTCTTGTTCCTGGTGACGGAGATACTCATCAGGGAATATATGACCTTGCCATGCTGAGGGCTGTCCCTTCTCTTAGTGTCCTTATGCCCTCTACTTCCTGTGAGATGAACATGATGCTGGGATGGGCACTTTCTGCAGACAGCCCTGTGGTAATACGTTATCCTAAGGACACTTGCCTGTCGGAAGATGGTGCTTTTATATCTCCTCTTGAGAAAGGCCGAGGAATATTTGTAAGAAAAACAGGCAGTGCAGATAGACTTATAATAGGCTATGGCGGACATATCCGTGAGTGCATCAAAGCCGCAGAACTTGCGGAAAAGCAGGGTATCAAGTGTGATGTGTACAGCCTCAGGTTCTTAAAGCCCCTTGATATTGATTATCTATCTGCAGTATGTAAGCCATATAAAAAAATAATCATAGCAGAAGACATAGCTGCCTCAGGTGGAGTGGGCAGTCTGATAAAATCCGAGCTCGCAGATACTACTGATGCGGTCATAACTTTGAGAGCAGTATCCGACGAGTTTCCTCAGCATGCAACGCGTGAAGAACTCTTGGCTTCCTACGGACTTGATGCAAAAAGCCTTGTAAAGCTTATATAA